GATGTAAACGACCCCTTATCTCCCAAAATTAATAGCCTGGAAAATGTTGAGAAACATTTTCCTGGAATTTTGAATGCTACTAGAGAATGGTTTAGAAAGTACAAGGTTCCAGCAGGAAAGCCGTTAAATAAATTTGCCTTTCGTGAACAGTATAAGGACTCCAATAATACCATCCAAATTATAAAGGACTGTCATGACTCATGGCGGAAACTCATATCAGGATCATTGCAAAATAAGTATGAAAATCTGCCTAATACTGAAAGAGCAGGCAAGGGTGTCACACTCGAAGATAGTACTGAACCTCCTTCTCAAATACCACCTGACGTGGAAAAATGGCATTATGTCTAATATCTAAGTATTAAAggcttcattttatttaatTACGTAACCTCCGCTGTATCGAATGTGGTTCACCTGTATATATCAGTGCCTTAAAAAGGCAGTTTTGGAATACATCATACGAGCGTCACTCTCATTGAGGTACACAACCTTTTGGCTTTGttaatatttattttcctAAAAACATCCTGCGAAAGTCGTCGTTGGACATTTGCTCTTGCTTATTTGGTAAATTACTCTTCATTTCATTAACTGCGGTCTTCTGTGTCATGTGTGTATAGCTAGGTTTCGCCCTCCTTACGTTATGATTCTGTTGGTTGTTATAGTATTTTCTCATATCATTAATAGTGCCTGATCGTATAACTTTTCCTTGGAATTGAGATCCATTTATTATCATTGGTATCTTTGCTGCTAACTTCTCATCCCTAAATACAACGATGGCGCCATTAAAATCGCCAACGAGAAGCACCTTCTCAACTTGATTTTTGTCAACGTGTATctcttcttgaagaaacttTTCTATTTGGCTGGGCGAAACCTTATCTGAAAGAGGAAATAAACATGCTAGCGATCCTAGTTCTTTACTGTTGCGTGATGTAAGAAGCCTTTTGacttcatttctttttaaaaATGGTTTTTTGTCCGCCAGGCTAACAGAAATCTCCCTATCGTGCAGCAAAGTCCTATTCATCTGGAGAGCCTTTTCAGCGGAGTCTTTGCTTTCAAAATATATGAATGCACAACAATTGTTGAAGCTGTGCTCTTTCTGTCCAGCAGGAatgttgattttttcaatggaaCCAAATTGCTCGAATGAGTCCCTAAGAACATTTTCGTCGAGCAGTTTTGTATTTAGATTTCGTACGATAATCTCCCGCCCCTCCAGCGTAGCAGAATCGGTTCGTTTTGACTTTTCGAGGGGATTAGAGATTTTAGTAACCAATGTATAGCCTTCTATTTCAAgttcattcaattttttcacgCAGGTATTTGCGTCCTCTTTTGAAGTAACGTCGATATAAGCAAATCTTCTGCTTGTATTGAATCGTAAACTGGGTAGCCGTATACTCAAAATAACTATATTAATGCTCTGAAATAGAGCCCTTATATCTCGCTGAGTGTAGTTTGGCGGGAAATTGGTCATCCATAACGTGCAGTCTATCAAATGAGAGACTGATATTTTATTCTGGCCAACAACTTTATACGTCTTGGTCAATGCAGCGAGAGCTCCATCATATCTAGCAAATTCAACACGTGCAAAGCGAAAACTCTTCTTCAGCGAATCTGCCACATCCACTTGTATAATAGGGCCACAATCTTTAAAGTACTTCTGAACTTTGCTTTGGTTATAGCTCTTGGGTAAGTTTTCAACCAGTACAGTTGTTAATTCTCTATTCCTTGTCGGAGTTTCATTTGCCCTCTTTGAAGTTAACGTTGCAGCTACTGAGGCATCTTCACTCAAGGGTCGTTTTGAACCTAGCCTAGTGTCGCATTCATATTCTAACATCACTGTTTTAATTTGAATATATGCAGTTGCTTATCGTTTTATTCGCTTTCATTGGAATATAAAGGGTTTTTAATATTGACATTAACTATTGTTTCTACTGTATGCCCgcctgaaaaaatttttagcgatgacttcaaaaaagattcaCTGACATGCTAAGCAATTCATTAAAGAAGCAAGCAATATATACTTAGGCAGCTCAAAAGGTACGAAGAGGCATATTGTCGATATAAGTGAGATATGGATAGCAAAGAGTATCTTATATCGTATGGTTggaaagaaggagaagcaTTTAAAGAAGGAGGGTTAAAAAAACCTATACTGGTAAAGCACAAGAGAGATAAGAAGGGATTAGGTAACGCCCCTGGCGGGAATGATGGTGAAGCATGGTGGGAAAGGCTGTTTGACGgacatttgaagaacttaGATGTAAGCACTGACTCAAGTAATGGTGCTATTAAATTCACTCAAAATGTAGTAGTTGCATCCGCTGTATCGAAAAGTAGCTCACCTTTATACAGATGGTTCGTCAAAGGAGAAGGTCTGAAGGGAACCATTGATAATCTCTgcgaaaagaaagagtcTAGTCCTGTTATATCGGACGGAAGCTTGCGTaaatcgaagaagaagagaagaagaggtGACGATGATAGTAAGACTGAGAgaaagaagttgaagaaagataaaaagaaaggtaGAATGAGTAAAAAGGATAGAAGGAGcaaaaaggagaaaaaattaaaagagaGTAAAAAAGCGAAAAGAAGTAAGCATAGTAgtagtaaagaaaagaaactaaagCATAAAATGGAGCATATATTATAATTCTTATCTTATGTATATATCGATAGACGTTTTTCGGAATTATTTGGATTTTAAGGTTTTATTTTCACGTTTGGTCTTTGCTCTGCAATAATCTTTTTAAGTACCTTGAATTGAAtaatattttggaaaatgaaaggaGAACATTTAttgttatatatatatgcttATATCAAAGGTAGAAAAATCTAGTCTACAGTGGAGGGGGGAGTAAAAAGGAGATTACCCCTTTGAATTATTATCTTCCTGCGATAAATGACGAATAACAGGTTAGAAGAAAACGGACACGTAAAGTCGTTCATGTTTTGTCGTTAAACGGCTCAATGAGACAGTCATCCAAGTCGTAATCGGATATTTCGTCTTCATCCACTGAGTAGCCTttgacttgaaaaaaggttCTTTTGTTTAAAGCATCTTCAGTTTCCTCACGATTCAATCGTTGTAGCTTGGATTTATCTTTTGATGTCAACCGCTTATCTTTTAGTAATTTTTCCACAGGTATATACTCCTCTCTTGTTTTGCTTAATAACTCCTTTAAATATGAACTAGTCTTCTTTGGCTGGTTATACTTTTTCATGATCTGTTTAgataatttgaatttgcttcttttgaacttttctgGAATATCGTTGAATAATTCTAATGATTTCATATAGATTTCTGTCATATCCTCGTTCATTTCACATCCTCTCGAAATTATGTCATGGTATGTGAATTTAATTCGTCGGTTGGCCTGTATGGGCTCGTCGTCTATCTGACTTACATTTATATTGTTAGAATGCGTATCTTGCCTTACATCGaactcattttctttcgCTATTCTATCGTGCAATCCTTCGAATAGGCTGTCTAGTTTAACTAAGATGTTTTGAGAAATTTCAATCGGTATGTTCAATTCATCCACATCCAACGTTACATCATGCTCGAAGGCTGATTTAGAGAGACATTTCTGCCATTGAGCACCTAGCTCTACCGTCATCATGTCAGAGGCATGAATTAAAGCTCTGTCTGAAACCTCTCCAGGCGGTATACTTACGCTCTCAATACCTTCCGGTATGTCTTCGTACAGTCTATCTGTACGAGGATCGATGATTGTATTTGGGCTGGGCCAACTTGTCCAGTTGTCCTTAATTTGGGTCTTTACAAACTGATTTACTTCGTAAAAATGTTTTCTCTCGTTTGCTCTGTATaatagttttttcaaaaggtaAGCAGAGTATAAATGCAGTGAAAGGTCGCCTCTGTGTGAGTTTTCTAATGAGTCTAATAATTCATTTGCCGCCTTCAAAGTCCCTTTATCGGCAGTTGTGGTAGTAAGCTCAGATCCCTGtatgatattttcaataggAGCATCGATCTGAGTTTCAATTTGGCCTTCCTCGTCAGAATCACTCATCAAAAACCTATGTAATATTTACGCTCAAAAGTATATCTCGTCGTTAAGAAATCAGCACAATCCTTTAAATACCCTACAAACGTTCAAACGGTAAAAAGCCACCGGAGCATCGAAgtgtttattgttattgttaaGCCTACGTGCGGTTCCTGTCTTGAAGTATTTCTCGAACACGAAAAGCCTCTCTTTTTGTCTATTTtgataaggaaaaaataaatcagtggaaaaataaagaaaagttcaatTAAATGCTCCTCAAAGTGAGACAAGGCAGAGGTAATTAATTAATGTCTAGAGAACAGTGTTATTTCTGTTCCAATCAAACTGCTCTCGTGCGAAAAGCCTAATGTATGTaacgaacaaaaaaactaaagaGAAGCTGTATTTGCATATAAAAAATCATGATCGTCAGACGATTGATGTGCGTATATGTTTTACACGCCGTAAACTTTACGATAGTCATCAATGGCCGATTTTTGCTGAGGAGATAATTTTCCCCTCATGAATTGCACTACGTGAGTCAGCGACACAATACTCAGTACGGGAATGTTGTATCTCTTTGAGACAGATTGAGTAGCACTCAATCTTTCTGGATCCGATTCATTCACTACTTCCTGTCTATCTAGGGCAATGATACAGCTAACTACCCTACCTTGAGCAATACTGATTATTTCAAGTGCTTTATCGACTGCAGTTCCTGCAGTCATGCCATCATCGATAATCAAAACTCTCTTGTCTTCAAGGGATGCTCCCACAATTATACCGCCTTCACCATGCTCTTTAACTTCTTGTCTGTTGAAAGCATATTGAATATCTTGAAACTTGGTGCCCCCAATTTCTGCCAGCTTAACACATACGATGGCAGCTAAAGGGATACCTTTGTATGCAGGTCCAAATATAACATCGAATTTTAGCTCCGATTGAATGATAGCTATAGCATAGGCAGTGGCCAAGTTTGCAAGTAACTTCCCGGAGTTGAACAAAGCTAGATCGAAAAAATACGGTGATTGCCTACCTGACTTCCGCTTAAATGACCCGAATCTTAGGGCGTTGCATTCTAACCCCAATTCCAGGAaagttttttgataatCCTCTACCGTCGTAGCAGGGGCGgacatttctttgttatatttctttatccTTGATGAATCTTGATGATTCTTGGTTATTACAGTTTTCAACTGCTTTtcagaagaaattgttttATTATAACGTGAATGGAGGGGAGGACTTGTGATGGTCTTTTAACCTGTATAAGAAAGCGGGGGCTTTCTCGAAAGGTAATTGCTCCTTTAAAAGCTTAAAAGTCATACAAAAGCcaaaactcaaaaaaaatatcaggtattttgaagaaaaaatggaaccATATGGGTCAGGCGTAGTAAATAGATATCAGATGGTGTATTTCATTCCAGTGAAATGGCACGTGAGAAAATGCCAATAATAAAAGGAAGTGGCCTTCCATGGAAGTGCAGGCAAAGGCAGATACGCACTAAAAAGCACACTACTGCCATAAGACAAATTACCCTCATCatacatatttatatatatatatatatgtatatggGCCACTATAATATGTCTTTGTATCACCTCctttttctactttttctGCAATAAGCATGACTTGGAGCCGTCACAATGGTAGACTCAATCGAACGAGCAACATCTTAGGTACATCCTATCTTACAAAAATATGTAGCAAGGGGTGAGTTCAAGTGTATTTGCACAGGGCGTTAAGCTTTTTCTGTAATTGTATTTATTTCTCATACATAATTTAAAAAATTATGACGCCCATGTAAATGGgctgcaaaaaaaatgaaggaaggTCCTACCCGGATTCGAACTGGGGTTGTTCGGATCAGAACCGAAAGTGATAACCACTACACTATAGGACCATTGTCTTCTGATGTTATTAATCACTAAAGAATCGGACCCAATAGAACCTGACAGGTAAAAGTGCTAGCTTTCTATTTCTGTTCCAGCCGATCAATGCTCGAACCGTCCATGAGGTAGGTCGGAATAGTGAAATCGTGTAcgcttttcctttttgagAAGAGCCACAATATCAGtaattgttggaacaagtaggttcatcattattcacataactagtccttgtttcaggatgaagaatgttgaaatgacgttttattgatgggtgcacttggagtcaaagatccattaattgaacatcaacttggaatttatatataaatgatatgagtcgttacattgaacttatagtaaattccctaggttattgttatgttgaacatacttaatatgtccaatcggcgtgtgttttatatacctctcttatataagtataagaaagatttctgcttttattcttaattaatactactaattatcaacagtAATGATAGTTTTTAGATAAAAGGGCCACATTGAAGCATCGAAAAGTGCCTACCAACActctgtttttttttacaattGCCTCGTATAGCCGTCGTCGATGGGATAATCGTTTATGCACACGTTTacttcatcaatttcatccatgttttttctttcgtgtacatatatataagtatgTATATGCATACATACAGTGATATAAATAAAGGCTAAAATAAATATGTGAGAGAAGGGAACaagctttttatttttcttttcattttcctggGTTGACAATCTGAACGAATGAGGCAAACACTTACTCATACTTCATTTTGGACAATGGAGCATCGGGACCCAAATAGGTGCCAAATACTTCATCCCAAAACCAAGAAGTGACACCAAAGCCCAGTTGGTAGTTCTTGTAATGATGTTCCaagtgatattttttcagcttACGCATAAACGGAGGCAGTTTGGAATGGtgtaaaaagaaatgacaTTCGTCGTAACAGACATAACCGAAAAGACCAC
The window above is part of the Saccharomyces kudriavzevii IFO 1802 strain IFO1802 genome assembly, chromosome: 13 genome. Proteins encoded here:
- the PRP24 gene encoding U6 snRNP complex subunit PRP24 (similar to Saccharomyces cerevisiae PRP24 (YMR268C); ancestral locus Anc_8.822), yielding MLEYECDTRLGSKRPLSEDASVAATLTSKRANETPTRNRELTTVLVENLPKSYNQSKVQKYFKDCGPIIQVDVADSLKKSFRFARVEFARYDGALAALTKTYKVVGQNKISVSHLIDCTLWMTNFPPNYTQRDIRALFQSINIVILSIRLPSLRFNTSRRFAYIDVTSKEDANTCVKKLNELEIEGYTLVTKISNPLEKSKRTDSATLEGREIIVRNLNTKLLDENVLRDSFEQFGSIEKINIPAGQKEHSFNNCCAFIYFESKDSAEKALQMNRTLLHDREISVSLADKKPFLKRNEVKRLLTSRNSKELGSLACLFPLSDKVSPSQIEKFLQEEIHVDKNQVEKVLLVGDFNGAIVVFRDEKLAAKIPMIINGSQFQGKVIRSGTINDMRKYYNNQQNHNVRRAKPSYTHMTQKTAVNEMKSNLPNKQEQMSNDDFRRMFLGK
- the TMA23 gene encoding Tma23p (similar to Saccharomyces cerevisiae TMA23 (YMR269W); ancestral locus Anc_8.823); amino-acid sequence: MDSKEYLISYGWKEGEAFKEGGLKKPILVKHKRDKKGLGNAPGGNDGEAWWERLFDGHLKNLDVSTDSSNGAIKFTQNVVVASAVSKSSSPLYRWFVKGEGLKGTIDNLCEKKESSPVISDGSLRKSKKKRRRGDDDSKTERKKLKKDKKKGRMSKKDRRSKKEKKLKESKKAKRSKHSSSKEKKLKHKMEHIL
- the RRN9 gene encoding Rrn9p (similar to Saccharomyces cerevisiae RRN9 (YMR270C); ancestral locus Anc_8.825) → MSDSDEEGQIETQIDAPIENIIQGSELTTTTADKGTLKAANELLDSLENSHRGDLSLHLYSAYLLKKLLYRANERKHFYEVNQFVKTQIKDNWTSWPSPNTIIDPRTDRLYEDIPEGIESVSIPPGEVSDRALIHASDMMTVELGAQWQKCLSKSAFEHDVTLDVDELNIPIEISQNILVKLDSLFEGLHDRIAKENEFDVRQDTHSNNINVSQIDDEPIQANRRIKFTYHDIISRGCEMNEDMTEIYMKSLELFNDIPEKFKRSKFKLSKQIMKKYNQPKKTSSYLKELLSKTREEYIPVEKLLKDKRLTSKDKSKLQRLNREETEDALNKRTFFQVKGYSVDEDEISDYDLDDCLIEPFNDKT
- the URA10 gene encoding orotate phosphoribosyltransferase URA10 (similar to Saccharomyces cerevisiae URA5 (YML106W) and URA10 (YMR271C); ancestral locus Anc_8.827), which encodes MSAPATTVEDYQKTFLELGLECNALRFGSFKRKSGRQSPYFFDLALFNSGKLLANLATAYAIAIIQSELKFDVIFGPAYKGIPLAAIVCVKLAEIGGTKFQDIQYAFNRQEVKEHGEGGIIVGASLEDKRVLIIDDGMTAGTAVDKALEIISIAQGRVVSCIIALDRQEVVNESDPERLSATQSVSKRYNIPVLSIVSLTHVVQFMRGKLSPQQKSAIDDYRKVYGV